AAACTCCTGATACAAAGTCTGCACAAAATCGACGCGCTCCCCAGATAGCGCCAGTGCGGGTAAAGCACCCAAACGCACCTGCTGAAAGGGCTGCAACAAGCTGGATTCGGGCGTGAGCCCCAGACAGTCCGGGCAAAAACTCATCCAGTGCACATGCAAATCAGACCCGGACAACAAAGTATGAGGCATGCCGCCGGGTACCAGTACAAACATGCCCTGTGTGGCTGTAAACGTCTTGCCATGTAACATATCCAGCGAGCCTGAGCGAATAAAGCTCAACACACTTTCACTGTGCGTGCCGTGAGGCTCCTGCTCCAGTGTCGCTACTTTCATCTGGCCACAGGCGGCAACATGATTGGTCATTTTACTTCACCCACAATCTTAGAATAAGCCGATTAGTTCAAAAAACAGACAATAACACAGCACGGCTTTATTGAGCATAATAGACATCAACAAAACAATACACCGATTTACAGGAGAGACCTATGACTTTTTCACTCGTTTTAATGGGGTTGTCGATCCACGTGCTTTTATGGGAAAAATTACCCGACTGGGGCACCTGGTTTAACACTTTAGTAGCACATTTACCGACCCCACTGGCCTATTTATACACGGCATGGCGCTGTCCATATTGTTTTGGGTTCTGGATAGCCCTGCTACTGCAGCAGCTCACGGGTATCTATACTTTACCTGAACTGTCGTCTCTGACAGCCACATTCGGCGCAACTGGCACAGTGCTCAGCATGAGTCTCGATGCCCTGGCCACTGCCCTGTTGATCATGGTTGGCAGCCTGGCACTAAAGGCGCTTGCATTACCGGCCATCAAGGGTCACGAGTTAACCGTGGCATTTAAAGCTGGCTTGTCTGAAACACAGGCAAAATCATCACAGGAACACACCCATGACAATGCATAAGTTCAGTACGGCAAGATTAGAAATAATGCCTGCGACACCGGCTCTCAGCGCAGCACACGTACAACAGCTACTCGATTTGCTGACACCAGGCACACTGCATTTTTTGCCTGATGACTGGCAACAGTGTCCGCACACTGCCGACCAACTAACCGACTGGATATCGGACAAACTAACACGCTGTGAGCTGCTACTGGTGCAGGACAAACAGACACACATTCTGGGCCTGAGTATGCTGTATGCAGCCGAAAATACAGTTCAGCTTGGCTACCTGATAGGCGAAACACACTGGGGACAAGGCTATGCGAGTGAGCTGCTACAAGGTTTAGTGGCGCATCTGCGCACAGTTCGGCCCAATATAACACTCAATGCGGGCGTTGCAGCAGACAACCCGGCTT
This genomic stretch from Pseudoalteromonas rubra harbors:
- a CDS encoding GNAT family N-acetyltransferase — its product is MTMHKFSTARLEIMPATPALSAAHVQQLLDLLTPGTLHFLPDDWQQCPHTADQLTDWISDKLTRCELLLVQDKQTHILGLSMLYAAENTVQLGYLIGETHWGQGYASELLQGLVAHLRTVRPNITLNAGVAADNPASIKVLEKAGFVPCPSELGNTGPQLYYTLPTE